One part of the Lotus japonicus ecotype B-129 chromosome 2, LjGifu_v1.2 genome encodes these proteins:
- the LOC130740524 gene encoding ubiquitin-conjugating enzyme E2 7 has product MASSQASLLLQKQLKDLCKHPVDGFSAGLVDETNIFEWSVTIIGPPDTLYEGGFFNAIMSFPSNYPNSPPSVKFTSEIWHPNVYTDGRVCISILHPPGDDPNGYELASERWTPVHTVESIVLSIISMLSSPNDESPANVEAAKEWRDRRDDFKKKVSRCVRRSQEML; this is encoded by the exons ATGGCTTCATCACAGGCCAGCCTTCTCCTTCAAAAGCAGCTCAAAG ATCTTTGCAAACACCCCGTCGATGGCTTCTCTGCCGGTTTGGTCGACGAAACCAACATCTTTGAATGGAGCGTCACCATTATTGGACCCCCAGATACCCTTTA TGAGGGGGGATTTTTCAATGCCATCATGAGTTTTCCGTCGAATTACCCGAATAGTCCTCCATCAGTGAAATTCACCTCAGAGATATGGCACCCCAATG TATATACTGATGGCCGGGTTTGCATATCAATCCTTCATCCTCCTGGTGATGATCCAAATGGTTACGAGCTTGCTAGTGAGCGCTGGACGCCTGTTCATACA GTAGAGAGTATAGTATTGAGTATCATATCCATGCTTTCCAGTCCTAATGATGAATCTCCTGCCAATGTTGAAGCTGCG AAAGAGTGGAGAGACAGAAGAGATGATTTCAAGAAAAAGGTTAGCAGATGTGTAAGGAGATCACAAGAAATGTTGTGA